Proteins from one Mycobacterium sp. SMC-2 genomic window:
- a CDS encoding universal stress protein, with the protein MTVVVGYRAGEVGLSGLHLGVRIARTRGTSLTVATIVPKPWLTPSLGRVDAEYEQWADNLAAESAREADRFLSTVTDGIQVEYVHRAHGSVSGGLLEVVHEVDADVLVLGSLPSGGAGQVVIGSTAEWLLHASPVPVAISPRNYRSHKGKLTRLTCAYSATRDAIDVVRRCVDFGQRFGVPVRVITFAVRGKTMYPPEVGLEVEDEVLAAWASQVRDILEELKTDGIVSEDVALRVVTGRSWQEALAKADWQEGEILALGTRPRGDIRRVFLGSRSAKIIRESPVPVLVLPG; encoded by the coding sequence GTGACCGTCGTCGTCGGTTACCGGGCCGGCGAGGTCGGGCTCTCGGGGTTGCACCTGGGCGTGCGCATCGCGCGGACCCGCGGCACCTCGCTCACCGTGGCGACCATCGTGCCCAAGCCTTGGCTCACACCGTCGCTGGGCCGCGTCGACGCCGAGTACGAGCAGTGGGCGGACAACCTGGCTGCGGAGTCGGCGAGGGAGGCCGACCGCTTTCTGAGCACGGTGACCGACGGCATCCAGGTCGAGTATGTGCATCGCGCGCACGGGTCGGTGTCGGGGGGACTGCTCGAAGTCGTCCATGAGGTGGACGCCGACGTGCTGGTGCTGGGCTCGCTGCCCAGCGGCGGCGCCGGCCAGGTGGTGATCGGCTCCACCGCCGAATGGCTGCTGCACGCGTCGCCCGTGCCGGTGGCCATCAGTCCCCGTAACTACCGTTCGCACAAGGGAAAGCTGACCCGGCTCACCTGCGCCTACTCCGCCACCCGGGACGCGATCGACGTGGTGAGACGCTGCGTCGATTTCGGTCAACGGTTCGGTGTGCCGGTGCGGGTCATCACCTTCGCGGTCCGCGGCAAGACGATGTATCCGCCGGAGGTGGGGCTCGAGGTCGAGGACGAGGTCCTTGCGGCCTGGGCGTCGCAGGTGCGAGACATCCTCGAGGAGCTGAAGACGGACGGGATCGTGAGCGAAGACGTTGCGCTGCGGGTGGTTACGGGCCGCAGCTGGCAAGAGGCGCTGGCCAAGGCCGATTGGCAGGAGGGCGAGATCCTGGCGTTGGGCACCCGGCCGCGCGGCGACATCCGCCGGGTGTTCCTCGGTTCCCGCAGCGCCAAGATCATCCGGGAGAGCCCGGTGCCGGTGCTGGTGCTGCCCGGCTAG
- a CDS encoding cation-transporting P-type ATPase, whose protein sequence is MANVTTLGLTTAEATERRAQSGPNRLPATRRPSIARRLLGELTHFFALLLWAAAVLAFLAKLPQLSVAIIAVIVLNGVFSLIQQARADRAADRLQEMLPTRVTVLRDGARRVIEAEDVVVDDVLLLESGDRVPADAVVLRQNRLLVDSSMLTGESVAGAVAAGEPLFAGTFVVEGDSRALVTATGQQTRLAGITRLTTATRKPDTPLTRGLRGVVRLIAAIAIGVGALFLLVSVLVGNPIQQAFVFAIGVTVALVPEALLPTVTLSLAWGSEQMAKREILVRNLEAVETLGSTTFICTDKTGTLTRNQMTVVEAWTPAGSLTIGGAGYGPTAQLTWSSPGAYESVRRLALAGERCSTGYAEEVHGQWRAHGDPMEAALDTFARRLGIDTVEDRRTGHAELRFPFDPRLRRMAVVRADEVVVKGAPDAVLPLCGDDPAAHQAVDALTARGLRVLAVAAGPRNGRIPRDQQECDQGLRLLGLVALEDPPRDDISASLDACRKAGVKVAMVTGDHPATATAIGNEVRLRSADSPVLLGADLPEDEQHLAAVLDHDGVVIARVSPEDKLRIARALRSRGHVVAMTGDGVNDAPALHESDIGVAMGRSGTDVAREAADLVLLDDSFAGIVAGIEQGRATFVNIRRFLTYHLTDNVAELAPFLVWALSGGLFPLALGVLQIIALDIGTDTLSAVALGAEPPAKHLLEGPPVHGRLMNRTVLRRAFGVLGPLEAVVSLTAFVVSLMALGWRPANPFPTGHDLAMASGAAFITVVFAQTANVFACRSSSRWPGALGWLTNRLLVPAAFIGLAFSLVELWVPPIARLLGQWNPPPWGWAVALAAVPILFGVDALDKYRRTHRRRPQASSEAHPRGRARLDAR, encoded by the coding sequence ATGGCCAACGTCACGACGCTCGGGCTGACCACCGCGGAGGCCACCGAGCGGCGCGCGCAGAGCGGTCCGAACAGGCTGCCCGCAACGAGGCGGCCGTCGATCGCCCGCCGCCTGCTCGGGGAGCTGACGCATTTCTTCGCCCTGCTCCTCTGGGCTGCCGCGGTGCTCGCCTTCCTGGCGAAGCTGCCCCAACTCAGCGTCGCCATCATCGCGGTAATAGTGCTGAACGGGGTCTTCTCCCTGATCCAGCAAGCGCGGGCAGACCGCGCCGCCGACCGGCTCCAGGAGATGCTGCCGACGCGCGTCACGGTCTTGCGTGATGGCGCTCGGCGGGTGATCGAGGCCGAGGACGTCGTCGTCGACGACGTGCTGCTCCTCGAAAGCGGCGACCGCGTCCCGGCCGACGCCGTGGTGCTTCGCCAGAATCGGTTGCTCGTCGACTCCTCCATGCTCACCGGCGAGAGCGTGGCCGGCGCCGTCGCGGCGGGCGAACCGCTCTTCGCGGGCACGTTTGTCGTGGAAGGGGATTCGCGCGCCCTGGTCACCGCGACCGGCCAACAGACCCGCCTGGCCGGCATCACCCGGCTGACAACCGCGACCAGGAAACCGGACACCCCCCTGACCCGCGGTTTGCGCGGCGTCGTCCGCCTCATCGCCGCCATCGCAATCGGCGTGGGCGCGCTGTTCCTGCTCGTCTCCGTGCTCGTGGGCAATCCGATCCAGCAGGCCTTCGTGTTCGCGATCGGTGTCACGGTCGCCCTGGTCCCGGAGGCGCTGCTGCCCACCGTGACGCTGTCCCTCGCCTGGGGCTCGGAGCAGATGGCGAAGCGGGAGATCCTGGTGCGCAACCTCGAGGCCGTCGAGACGCTCGGCTCCACGACGTTCATCTGCACCGACAAGACGGGAACCCTCACCCGCAACCAGATGACGGTGGTCGAAGCGTGGACGCCCGCCGGCTCGTTGACCATCGGCGGTGCCGGCTATGGGCCCACAGCGCAGCTCACGTGGTCCTCACCCGGCGCATACGAGTCGGTTCGCCGGCTCGCCCTGGCCGGGGAACGCTGCTCCACCGGATACGCCGAAGAAGTCCACGGGCAGTGGCGGGCACACGGCGACCCCATGGAGGCGGCCCTCGATACCTTCGCCCGACGACTGGGCATCGACACCGTCGAGGACCGTCGTACCGGCCACGCCGAGCTGCGGTTCCCCTTCGATCCCCGGCTGCGCCGCATGGCCGTCGTGCGGGCAGACGAGGTCGTGGTGAAGGGCGCGCCGGACGCGGTGCTTCCGCTGTGCGGTGACGACCCGGCGGCACACCAGGCCGTGGACGCCCTGACCGCCCGGGGGCTCCGAGTTCTCGCCGTCGCCGCGGGCCCGAGGAACGGCCGTATACCCCGGGACCAGCAGGAATGCGACCAGGGGTTGCGCCTGCTCGGCCTGGTGGCGCTCGAGGATCCGCCGCGCGACGACATCTCCGCATCGCTCGACGCCTGCCGCAAGGCGGGGGTGAAGGTGGCGATGGTGACCGGTGATCATCCGGCCACCGCCACGGCCATCGGCAACGAGGTGCGGCTGCGGTCCGCCGACTCTCCGGTGCTGTTGGGAGCGGATTTACCGGAGGACGAGCAGCATCTCGCCGCTGTCCTCGACCACGACGGGGTGGTTATCGCTCGGGTCTCTCCCGAGGACAAGCTCCGCATCGCCCGTGCCCTTCGCTCCCGGGGCCACGTGGTGGCGATGACCGGCGACGGGGTCAACGACGCGCCGGCACTGCACGAGTCCGACATCGGTGTGGCAATGGGCCGCTCCGGCACCGACGTCGCCCGCGAGGCCGCCGACCTTGTTCTGCTCGACGACTCCTTCGCCGGCATCGTGGCCGGCATCGAGCAAGGTCGCGCGACCTTCGTCAACATCCGCCGATTCCTGACCTATCACCTCACCGACAACGTCGCCGAGCTCGCACCTTTTCTCGTGTGGGCGCTCTCGGGCGGCCTGTTCCCCCTCGCGCTCGGTGTTCTGCAGATCATCGCGCTCGACATCGGCACCGACACCCTGTCCGCGGTGGCACTCGGCGCCGAGCCGCCCGCCAAGCACCTGCTCGAGGGACCCCCGGTCCACGGTCGGCTGATGAACCGCACGGTGCTACGCCGGGCCTTCGGAGTGCTGGGGCCGCTCGAGGCCGTCGTCTCGCTCACCGCCTTCGTGGTGTCCCTGATGGCGCTCGGCTGGCGTCCCGCAAACCCGTTCCCAACCGGGCACGACCTGGCAATGGCATCCGGCGCGGCGTTCATCACCGTCGTCTTCGCCCAGACCGCGAACGTCTTTGCGTGCCGGTCCTCCTCGCGCTGGCCGGGAGCGCTGGGCTGGCTCACCAACCGGCTCCTGGTGCCGGCGGCGTTCATCGGGCTGGCCTTTTCCCTTGTCGAACTGTGGGTGCCACCGATCGCGAGGTTGCTCGGTCAGTGGAATCCGCCGCCGTGGGGCTGGGCCGTCGCCCTGGCCGCGGTGCCGATCCTGTTCGGCGTCGACGCGCTGGATAAGTACCGGCGGACACATCGCCGGCGGCCGCAAGCGTCGTCAGAAGCTCACCCACGCGGGCGGGCGCGACTCGATGCCCGATGA
- a CDS encoding metallopeptidase TldD-related protein produces MITPQHVVNLVLEEAAKLGGANETMVLVTDKVEATLRWAGNSMTTNGVSVNRSITVISVVRQGSSARIGTMVSAEVDPRVIPELVAASQEAARSAPEAGDAAPLLADTGIPPDWNAPVPGTGPLVFADVADSLSRAFRGTDRLYGFAHHSVSTTFLASSTGVRRRYTQPAGAVEMNGKRGDASAWVGVGAPDFADVPMDSLLDELSMRLGWAERSVELPAGRYETIMPPSTVADMMLYLAWSMAGRGAQEGRTAFSAPGGGTRVGERLTELPLTLFSDPLAPGLACTPFVAVSSSSETVSVFDNGMEIGQVDWIRNGVINALAYPRATAAKFDADVAVAADNLVMTGGSAELADMIAATERGLLLTTLWYIREVDPTTLLLTGLTRDGVYLIEDGEVTAAVNNFRFNESPLDLLRRATEAGVSEKTLPREWADWASRAAMPSLRIPDFYMSSVSQAQ; encoded by the coding sequence ATGATCACCCCACAGCATGTCGTCAACCTCGTCCTCGAGGAGGCCGCCAAGCTCGGCGGCGCCAACGAAACCATGGTGCTGGTCACCGACAAGGTCGAGGCGACGTTGCGGTGGGCGGGCAATTCGATGACCACCAACGGGGTTTCGGTCAACCGGAGCATCACGGTGATCTCCGTTGTACGCCAAGGGTCCAGCGCCCGAATCGGCACCATGGTTTCAGCCGAGGTGGATCCGCGGGTGATCCCCGAGCTGGTGGCTGCGTCGCAGGAGGCGGCCCGTTCGGCGCCCGAGGCGGGCGACGCCGCGCCGCTGCTGGCCGACACCGGGATTCCCCCGGACTGGAACGCGCCGGTGCCGGGTACGGGACCGTTGGTGTTCGCCGATGTCGCCGACTCCTTGAGCCGCGCCTTCCGTGGTACCGATCGACTTTACGGCTTTGCGCACCACAGTGTTTCGACGACGTTCCTCGCGTCGTCGACGGGGGTGCGCCGACGCTACACGCAGCCCGCCGGGGCGGTGGAGATGAACGGTAAACGCGGCGACGCGAGCGCCTGGGTGGGTGTCGGCGCACCCGACTTCGCCGACGTGCCAATGGATTCGCTGCTCGATGAGCTGTCGATGCGGCTGGGGTGGGCCGAGCGCAGCGTGGAGCTGCCTGCGGGACGCTACGAGACGATCATGCCGCCGTCCACGGTGGCCGACATGATGCTTTACCTGGCCTGGTCGATGGCCGGCCGCGGCGCCCAGGAGGGCCGCACCGCCTTTTCGGCGCCCGGCGGCGGGACGCGGGTGGGGGAGCGGCTCACCGAATTGCCGCTGACGCTGTTCTCCGATCCGTTGGCGCCGGGCCTGGCGTGCACCCCGTTCGTGGCGGTGAGCAGCTCGTCGGAGACGGTGTCGGTGTTCGACAACGGCATGGAGATCGGCCAGGTGGACTGGATCCGCAACGGGGTGATCAACGCGCTGGCCTACCCGCGCGCGACGGCCGCCAAGTTCGATGCCGACGTCGCGGTCGCCGCCGACAACCTGGTGATGACTGGCGGGTCGGCCGAGCTTGCCGACATGATCGCGGCCACCGAACGCGGCCTGCTGCTGACCACGCTGTGGTACATCCGCGAGGTCGACCCCACCACGCTGCTGCTCACCGGGCTGACCCGGGACGGCGTCTACCTCATCGAAGACGGCGAGGTGACCGCCGCGGTCAACAACTTCCGGTTCAACGAGAGTCCGCTGGACCTGCTGCGGCGGGCCACCGAGGCCGGGGTGAGCGAGAAGACCCTGCCCCGGGAGTGGGCGGACTGGGCCAGCCGCGCGGCGATGCCGTCGCTGCGGATACCGGACTTCTATATGTCGTCGGTCAGCCAGGCCCAATAG
- a CDS encoding extracellular solute-binding protein, whose translation MSRPRFSTLMAGALALVAVLLGATAVLLDYSGQPLGGKVVVTVRVWAEQIAAAYRQSFEAFTRAHPDIEVHTNVVAYSTYFDTLRTDVAGGSADDIFWISNAYLAAYADSDRLMKIERAPGWDSAVVEQFTRGGTLWGVPQLTDAGIALYYNADLLASAGVDPAQLKDLRWSPDGRDTLRALLARLTVDAAGRPANAAGFDAGRVRQWGYNAANDPQGIYLNYIGSAGGVFQRGDKFAFDNPGAVQAFRYLVGLINDDHVAPPASDTNDNGDFSRNQFLAGRMALFQSGTYNLAPVARDARFHWGVAMMAAGPVGRVSVTNGIAAAGNAATKHPDAVRQVLAWMGSREGNEFLGREGAAIPAVLSAQPVYFNHWSARGVDVTPFFTVLDGPRIPAPGGAGFAAGNDALRPYFDEMFLGRGDVAATLTRAQAAANAAAQR comes from the coding sequence ATGAGCCGGCCCCGCTTTTCGACGCTGATGGCCGGGGCGCTCGCGCTGGTGGCGGTGCTGTTGGGTGCGACCGCGGTGCTGCTCGACTACTCCGGCCAGCCTCTCGGCGGCAAGGTCGTCGTCACAGTGCGGGTGTGGGCCGAACAGATCGCCGCGGCCTATCGACAGTCGTTCGAGGCATTCACCCGCGCGCATCCCGACATCGAGGTGCACACCAACGTGGTCGCGTACTCGACGTACTTCGACACGCTGCGTACCGACGTCGCCGGGGGCAGCGCCGACGACATCTTCTGGATCTCCAACGCCTACTTGGCCGCCTACGCCGACAGCGACCGGCTGATGAAGATCGAGCGGGCCCCCGGTTGGGACTCCGCGGTCGTGGAACAGTTCACCCGCGGGGGCACGCTGTGGGGCGTGCCGCAGCTGACCGATGCCGGGATCGCGCTGTATTACAACGCGGACCTGCTGGCCTCGGCCGGCGTCGACCCCGCCCAACTGAAGGATTTGCGGTGGAGCCCCGACGGCCGCGACACGCTGCGCGCCCTGCTCGCCCGGCTCACAGTCGACGCCGCTGGACGCCCAGCCAACGCAGCGGGTTTCGACGCCGGACGGGTCCGGCAGTGGGGCTACAACGCCGCCAACGACCCGCAGGGCATCTACCTCAACTACATCGGCTCGGCCGGCGGGGTTTTCCAACGCGGCGACAAGTTCGCCTTCGACAATCCCGGGGCGGTGCAAGCCTTCCGCTACCTGGTCGGCCTGATCAACGACGACCACGTCGCGCCGCCCGCCTCGGACACCAACGACAACGGCGACTTCTCCCGCAACCAGTTCCTGGCCGGCCGGATGGCGCTCTTCCAGTCCGGCACCTACAACCTGGCGCCGGTGGCCCGCGATGCCCGCTTCCACTGGGGTGTGGCGATGATGGCGGCGGGCCCGGTCGGGCGGGTGAGCGTCACCAATGGCATTGCGGCGGCGGGCAATGCCGCAACGAAGCATCCCGACGCGGTGCGTCAGGTCCTGGCCTGGATGGGCAGCAGGGAGGGCAACGAGTTCCTGGGCCGCGAGGGTGCGGCCATCCCGGCGGTCCTGTCGGCTCAGCCGGTCTACTTCAATCACTGGTCCGCCCGAGGCGTCGACGTCACACCCTTCTTCACCGTGCTCGACGGCCCACGCATCCCGGCGCCCGGCGGCGCCGGCTTCGCGGCCGGCAACGACGCCCTGCGGCCATATTTCGACGAAATGTTCTTGGGCCGCGGCGACGTCGCGGCGACCCTGACGCGGGCGCAAGCGGCCGCCAACGCCGCGGCACAACGCTAG
- a CDS encoding carboxymuconolactone decarboxylase family protein: MAAPVSAQKDQLTRLVVLSPGSPADARIAALIRRTCAQTLSLPPLPSGVEAGAPESQAEVVAAEFAEQFSTDVSAITGEQRSGLIEHLGDSAFGVVVQTYIADFVPRVRAGLDALGVGSEYLGWVSGAVEWDHTTDPSSAVFNDFLPAVARMRALDPLTSELVRLRGAAQHNCRLCKSLREGTALDAGGSETLYDEIARFESSSLLDDRVKAALRYADALIWTPAHLAADDVAEVRSRFSDAEAVELTFDIMRNASNKVAVALGADAPRVEQGTERYLLGADGQTVFSHA, encoded by the coding sequence ATGGCGGCTCCGGTTTCGGCTCAAAAAGATCAGCTGACGAGGTTGGTGGTGTTGTCGCCGGGCTCACCGGCGGACGCGCGCATCGCGGCATTGATCCGGCGGACGTGCGCTCAGACGTTGTCTTTGCCGCCGTTGCCAAGTGGCGTCGAGGCCGGCGCACCCGAATCGCAGGCCGAGGTCGTCGCCGCCGAGTTCGCCGAACAGTTCAGCACGGACGTCTCCGCGATCACCGGCGAGCAGCGATCGGGGCTCATCGAGCACCTGGGGGATAGCGCCTTCGGCGTGGTGGTCCAGACATATATCGCCGACTTCGTTCCGCGCGTGCGCGCCGGGCTGGACGCGCTCGGCGTCGGCTCGGAGTACTTGGGCTGGGTGTCCGGCGCCGTCGAGTGGGATCACACGACCGATCCGTCGAGTGCGGTATTCAACGACTTCTTGCCCGCGGTGGCCCGGATGCGCGCGCTCGACCCGCTCACCTCCGAGTTGGTCCGGCTGCGCGGAGCGGCTCAGCACAATTGCCGGTTGTGCAAGTCCCTGCGCGAGGGCACCGCGCTCGATGCCGGCGGTTCGGAGACGCTGTACGACGAGATCGCTCGCTTCGAGTCGTCGAGCTTGCTTGACGACCGCGTTAAAGCCGCGCTGCGCTACGCCGATGCGTTAATTTGGACCCCTGCGCACCTCGCCGCCGACGATGTCGCCGAGGTGCGCTCCCGGTTCTCCGATGCCGAGGCCGTCGAGCTCACCTTTGACATCATGCGGAATGCAAGCAACAAAGTTGCCGTCGCTCTTGGCGCGGACGCCCCGCGGGTCGAGCAGGGTACCGAGCGATACCTGCTCGGAGCAGACGGGCAGACCGTATTCAGCCACGCGTGA
- a CDS encoding carbohydrate ABC transporter permease: MTSPSRLAIYAGLILGALITLVPFLLGLLTSFTSAHQFATGTPLQLPRPFTLANYADLAGAGFGRAAAVTALMTAVILVGQLTFSVLAGYAFARLEFPGRDALFWVYIATLMVPGTVTVVPLYLMMAQLGLRNTFWALVLPFMFGSPYAIFLLREHFRIIPNDLINAAHLDGANTLDVIVHVVIPSSRPVLAALTLITVVSQWNNFMWPLVITSGHKWRVLTVATADLQSRFNAQWTLVMAATTVAIVPLIALFVVFQRHIVASIVVSGLK; encoded by the coding sequence ATGACCTCACCTAGCCGGCTCGCCATCTACGCCGGGCTTATCCTCGGTGCGCTGATCACGTTGGTGCCCTTTCTACTTGGCTTGTTGACCTCGTTCACCTCCGCGCACCAGTTCGCCACGGGCACACCCCTGCAGCTGCCGCGGCCGTTCACTTTGGCCAATTACGCGGACCTGGCCGGAGCGGGATTCGGCCGCGCGGCGGCCGTGACCGCCTTGATGACGGCCGTGATCCTGGTGGGTCAGTTGACGTTTTCGGTGCTGGCCGGATACGCGTTCGCGCGGCTGGAATTCCCCGGGCGCGACGCGCTGTTCTGGGTGTACATCGCGACGTTGATGGTGCCGGGGACGGTCACGGTGGTGCCGTTGTATCTCATGATGGCCCAGCTGGGCCTGCGTAACACGTTCTGGGCGTTGGTGCTGCCGTTCATGTTCGGCTCGCCGTACGCGATCTTCCTGCTGCGCGAGCACTTCCGGATCATCCCGAACGACTTGATCAATGCCGCCCACCTGGACGGGGCCAACACCCTGGACGTGATCGTGCATGTGGTGATTCCGTCCAGCCGACCGGTGCTGGCGGCCTTGACGCTGATTACGGTCGTCTCGCAGTGGAACAACTTCATGTGGCCGCTGGTGATCACCAGCGGCCACAAGTGGCGGGTGCTCACGGTCGCGACGGCCGATCTGCAGTCGCGATTCAACGCCCAGTGGACGCTGGTGATGGCGGCGACGACCGTCGCGATCGTCCCGCTGATCGCGCTTTTCGTGGTCTTCCAGCGCCACATCGTCGCTTCGATCGTCGTCTCGGGGCTCAAGTGA
- a CDS encoding TldD/PmbA family protein, which produces MTPNRGIDADFLNLPRHELAAAALSSATAAGASYADLRIHRIMTEIVQLRDGELQTAVVNREVGLAVRVIVDGTWGFASHAELAPSVAAETARHAVQVATTLATLNSERVELAPEPVYADATWVSDYRIDPFSVPASDKIAVLEEYSGQLLSADGVDHVSAVLTAVKEQTFYADTFGSAITQQRVRIQPSLEAVTVDAEAGSFDSMRTLAPPTGRGWEVLAGDEVWNWSDELAQLPSLLAEKVKAPSVIAGRKDLVIDPTNLWLTIHESIGHATEYDRAIGYEAAYAGTSFATPDKLGTMRYGSPVMNVTADRTVEHGLATIGYDDEGVAAQTWDLVRDGVFVGYQLDRVFAPRLGQPRSNGCSYADSPHHVPIQRMANVSLQPAREDVSTADLIGRVEDGIYIIGDKSWSIDMQRYNFQFTGQRFFRIRDGRLDGQLRDVAYQATTTDFWNSMEAVGGPSTWRLGGAFNCGKAQPGQVAPVSHGCPSALFRGVNVLNTRTEGGR; this is translated from the coding sequence GTGACACCGAACCGGGGGATCGATGCCGACTTCCTGAACCTGCCGCGCCACGAGCTCGCCGCGGCCGCGCTGTCGTCGGCCACCGCGGCCGGCGCCAGCTACGCCGACCTGCGGATTCACCGCATCATGACCGAGATCGTCCAGCTGCGCGACGGCGAATTGCAGACCGCGGTCGTCAATCGCGAGGTCGGCTTGGCCGTACGGGTGATCGTCGATGGCACGTGGGGGTTCGCCTCGCACGCGGAGCTGGCGCCATCGGTCGCGGCCGAGACCGCGCGTCACGCCGTGCAAGTGGCCACCACCCTGGCGACGCTGAACAGCGAGCGCGTCGAGCTGGCACCCGAGCCCGTGTACGCCGACGCCACCTGGGTTTCCGATTACCGGATCGACCCGTTCAGCGTCCCGGCGAGCGACAAGATCGCAGTGCTGGAGGAGTACTCCGGCCAGCTGCTCAGCGCCGACGGTGTCGATCACGTGTCGGCGGTGCTCACGGCGGTCAAGGAGCAGACGTTCTATGCCGACACCTTCGGGTCGGCGATCACCCAGCAACGGGTCCGGATACAGCCGTCGCTGGAGGCGGTGACCGTCGACGCCGAGGCCGGCAGCTTCGACTCGATGCGCACGCTGGCCCCGCCGACCGGACGCGGCTGGGAAGTGCTGGCCGGCGACGAGGTGTGGAACTGGAGCGACGAGCTGGCGCAACTGCCGTCGCTGCTCGCCGAAAAGGTCAAGGCGCCCAGCGTGATCGCGGGCCGCAAGGACCTGGTGATCGACCCCACCAACCTGTGGCTCACGATCCACGAATCCATCGGGCATGCAACCGAATACGACCGAGCCATCGGCTACGAGGCCGCCTACGCCGGAACGTCGTTCGCTACCCCGGACAAACTCGGCACCATGCGGTACGGCTCCCCGGTGATGAACGTGACCGCCGACCGCACCGTCGAACATGGCTTGGCCACCATCGGTTACGACGACGAGGGTGTCGCGGCGCAAACCTGGGATCTAGTGCGCGACGGGGTATTTGTCGGCTATCAGCTCGACCGGGTCTTCGCGCCCCGCCTGGGACAGCCGCGCTCCAACGGATGCTCGTACGCCGACTCCCCGCATCACGTGCCGATTCAACGGATGGCCAACGTCTCGCTGCAGCCGGCGCGTGAGGACGTCAGCACCGCCGACCTGATCGGCCGCGTCGAGGATGGCATCTACATCATCGGCGACAAGTCATGGTCAATCGACATGCAGCGCTACAACTTTCAGTTCACCGGTCAGCGATTCTTCCGTATCCGCGACGGCCGGCTGGACGGGCAATTGCGAGACGTCGCCTATCAGGCCACCACCACAGATTTCTGGAACTCCATGGAAGCCGTGGGCGGCCCGTCGACCTGGCGGCTCGGTGGCGCATTCAACTGCGGCAAGGCCCAACCCGGGCAGGTCGCCCCGGTCAGCCATGGCTGCCCGTCGGCGTTGTTCCGCGGCGTCAACGTGCTCAACACCCGGACCGAGGGCGGCCGATGA
- a CDS encoding carbohydrate ABC transporter permease: MAGGALRKQPALGYALLAPSLFGVVAFLLLPILVVIWLSLYRWDLLGPLRYVALSNWRSVLTDRGFANSLIVTALFVAIVVPAQTVLGLVAASMLARRLPGTGLFRTLYVLPWICAPLAIAVLWRWILAPTDGAVSTLLGHSIEWLSDPSFALPLVSAVVVWTNVGYVSLSFLAGLLAIPDDIHAAARTDGATAWQRFWRITLPMLRPTTFFVLVTGIVSTAQVFDMVYALTGGGPGGSTDLVAHRIYAEAFGSAAIGRASVMAVVLFVILIGVTMVQQQYFRRRISYDLT, encoded by the coding sequence ATGGCCGGCGGCGCCCTGAGAAAACAACCCGCGCTGGGCTATGCCCTGCTGGCGCCCAGCCTGTTCGGCGTCGTCGCCTTCTTGTTGCTGCCCATCCTCGTGGTGATCTGGCTGAGCCTCTACCGCTGGGACCTGCTGGGTCCGCTGCGCTACGTGGCCCTGTCGAACTGGCGGTCGGTTTTGACGGATCGCGGTTTCGCCAACTCGCTGATCGTCACGGCCCTCTTCGTGGCGATCGTGGTTCCCGCGCAGACGGTGCTGGGCCTGGTGGCCGCGTCCATGCTGGCCCGCCGGCTTCCCGGCACCGGCCTGTTCCGCACCCTGTATGTGCTGCCGTGGATCTGCGCGCCGCTGGCGATCGCGGTGCTGTGGCGCTGGATTCTGGCTCCCACCGACGGAGCGGTGAGCACCCTGCTCGGGCACAGCATCGAATGGCTGTCGGACCCCAGCTTCGCGCTGCCGCTCGTCTCGGCCGTGGTCGTATGGACCAACGTCGGATACGTCTCGCTGTCGTTCCTGGCCGGCCTGCTGGCGATCCCCGACGACATTCACGCCGCCGCGCGCACCGATGGCGCCACTGCGTGGCAACGGTTCTGGCGCATCACCCTGCCCATGCTGCGGCCGACCACCTTCTTCGTCCTGGTGACCGGGATCGTCAGCACGGCACAGGTTTTCGACATGGTCTACGCACTGACCGGCGGCGGGCCGGGCGGCAGCACCGACCTGGTGGCCCACCGCATCTACGCCGAAGCTTTCGGCTCGGCGGCCATCGGGCGCGCGTCGGTGATGGCGGTGGTGCTGTTCGTCATCCTGATCGGCGTCACCATGGTGCAGCAGCAATATTTCCGGCGGCGGATCAGCTATGACCTCACCTAG